A DNA window from Acidimicrobiia bacterium contains the following coding sequences:
- the deoC gene encoding deoxyribose-phosphate aldolase translates to MAHYIDHTLLRADATASEIDTLCAEAAAYHFASVCINPTWVRRCADNLKGSDAVVCTVIGFPLGATTPEIKAMEARKALRDGAREVDMVINVGAVKSGDWALVKTDISKVVDAAHESGAICKVILETALLSDEEKVRASATAKAAKADFVKTSTGFGPGGATVYDVALMRETVGPEMGVKASGGVRTAEDAESMIAAGATRIGASAGVQIVGGDQGEGSGDRY, encoded by the coding sequence CTGGCGCACTACATCGACCACACGCTCCTCAGGGCGGACGCCACCGCCTCCGAGATCGACACGCTGTGCGCCGAGGCCGCCGCCTACCACTTCGCCTCGGTGTGCATCAATCCGACGTGGGTGCGGCGCTGCGCAGACAACCTCAAGGGAAGCGATGCCGTCGTGTGCACGGTCATCGGCTTCCCGCTCGGGGCGACGACGCCCGAGATCAAGGCAATGGAGGCCCGCAAGGCGCTGCGCGACGGCGCCCGTGAGGTCGACATGGTCATCAACGTCGGTGCGGTCAAGTCCGGCGACTGGGCCCTCGTGAAGACCGACATCTCCAAGGTCGTCGACGCCGCCCACGAGTCCGGAGCGATCTGCAAGGTGATCCTGGAGACGGCGCTGCTGTCGGACGAGGAGAAGGTGCGGGCTTCTGCGACCGCCAAAGCGGCCAAGGCGGATTTCGTGAAGACGTCGACCGGGTTCGGTCCGGGGGGCGCCACCGTGTACGACGTGGCGCTGATGCGGGAGACCGTGGGACCCGAGATGGGGGTGAAGGCGTCGGGGGGAGTGAGGACCGCCGAGGACGCCGAGAGCATGATCGCCGCCGGAGCGACCAGAATCGGGGCGTCCGCCGGAGTGCAGATCGTGGGCGGCGACCAGGGAGAGGGCAGTGGCGACCGGTATTGA